Proteins from a genomic interval of Drosophila melanogaster chromosome 2R:
- the CG4975 gene encoding uncharacterized protein, isoform C — MEHVKSETKELVHKLVRLSITENEEEISALLKNLRLLLTKGRENQETLAESAEFSSFLNAVAFSPVMRTEHRLIHNLSLQVLANSVVNNETTQALIWSQHGLKIAEQAYASPLGSSNNVLLMIMYNIYISGHGLITDLVALKTCLQLWRALNEAQCTYNFEYLHFFLEHFIVQNGRACVACYQKLETEDRVAFLDYVAHYLRENSPNGDVTLFLLQHFAKEFRMKSDCLLRETIKLKHELHPREVHTLLRIIASASGSEKYANVYPNDQSLFINVSSLLRCIVSAGKEPDGGGLDKPMTKLEEVALTSDIDAGYEKKVSYELKTLLVRCSANLLYDNKANKGYCLDTQLLPTLLECTTMDARNPLMREWSILAIRNACINCPEAQQVIAGLTMQGSAPNDILTELNLDMGALRISDRQ; from the exons ATGGAGCATGTg AAAAGCGAAACTAAAGAGCTGGTACACAAGCTCGTGCGCCTGAGCATAACCGAAAATGAGGAGGAAATCTCGGCATTACTCAAGAACCTACGACTTTTGCTCACAAAAGGCAGGGAAAACCAAGAGACTTTGGCTGAAAGTGCGGAGTTTTCCAGCTTTTTAAATGCTGTGGCTTTCAGTCCAGTGATGCGCACGGAGCATCGGCTTATACACAATCTATCTCTGCAGGTGCTAGCCAATAGTGTGGTTAACAATGAGACCACCCAAGCACTTATCTGGAGTCAGCATGGCTTGAAGATCGCCGAACAAGCTTACGCTTCTCCCTTGGGAAGTTCGAATAATGTGCTCCTCATGATCATGTACAACATATATATCAGTGGTCATGGTCTTATCACCGACTTGGTGGCACTTAAAACTTGTCTGCAACTGTGGCGAGCTCTAAACGAAGCCCAGTGCACCTATAACTTCGAGTATCTACACTTCTTCCTGGAGCACTTCATTGTCCAGAATGGACGAGCCTGCGTAGCTTGTTACCAAAAGCTGGAGACTGAAGATCGTGTTGCTTTCCTCGACTACGTGGCCCACTATCTGAGGGAAAACAGTCCCAATGGTGATGTTACGCTGTTTTTACTGCAGCACTTTGCTAAAGAATTCCGCATGAAATCCGATTGCCTCCTGCGTGAAACGATAAAGCTTAAGCATGAGCTTCATCCACGTGAAGTTCACACCTTACTGCGCATCATCGCAAGTGCAAGCGGCTCAGAGAAGTATGCTAATGTATATCCCAACGACCAATCGCTGTTCATCAACGTGAGCAGCCTGCTGAGATGCATTGTGTCTGCTGGCAAGGAACCGGATGGAGGCGGCCTTGATAAGCCCATGACGAAGCTGGAAGAGGTGGCACTCACTTCGGACATTGATGCGGGCTACGAAAAAAAGGTGTCCTATGAACTCAAAACGTTACTCGTACGCTGCTCCGCCAATCTTCTGTATGACAACAAGGCCAACAAGGGATACTGCCTGGACACACAGCTGCTGCCCACGCTTCTTGAATGCACAACGATGGATGCTCGAAACCCAT TGATGCGGGAGTGGAGCATCTTGGCCATCCGAAACGCCTGCATCAACTGTCCGGAGGCGCAACAGGTGATCGCTGGCCTGACTATGCAGGGCTCCGCGCCCAACGACATCCTCACCGAACTCAACCTGGACATGGGAGCGCTACGCATCTCTGACAGGCAGTAA
- the Hyccin gene encoding hyccin, isoform A — MAELVRDWLADYQRIRGQPSEAEAFVVEHETDPEIAEAIFTIFNERQRNETLVHDICQQLLAFYRSPEQTLHKFPLQFIPVLLYTYLHSVAGGDKKAARGVETLLICIYNGEVSTEDGGQKVVAFRMPILAQTSVYHEVKNLPMTDLRRWEENCNREVKWGPHQRIESIHAQNRMRILTALLFCYNQQVSQTQKSSLLHLCRVTSQLVNQGFTTKSGHGHRMSYGSDPATGVPFPKPSSPRIPLSAAFLIELVHAIYFAMFNGFGTIAIQTLDDIHNRAIYEMYSEVILVTSAVRNSLHANPSGQPNDGPMGLSVALTPSTTTVTTSVSKSMITNASFRTKKLPDDIPIQVQDLTIQQAPQQLASVTEETEPGTKESPSTKESSGTRTSIMRPSMEGIKAQAHKALIAGFKKSKDKEKEKDKEPPKPPQRKFDKHTQRNSLLQLQAEPSSNSSAEQPPTGEVLPLQTLSLINENGSNSFSVDSDLNDGVLGVSANTSLPPLSSTTNSVTSSDLITKSFDSSIELAPIGHSSSNGGKLAEHGLAE; from the exons ATGGCGGAACTGGTGAGGGACTGGCTGGCGGACTACCAGCGCATACGGGGTCAGCCCTCGGAGGCGGAAGCGTTCGTGGTGGAGCACGAAACAGATCCCGAGATCGCCGAAGCCATATTCACCATCTTCAACGAGCGACAGCGGAACGAAACGCTGGTTCACGACATCTGCCAGCAGCTACTGGCCTTCTACCGCTCGCCGGAGCAGACGCTGCACAAGTTCCCGCTGCAGTTCATCCCAGTGCTTCTCTACACGTACCTCCACTCGGTGGCCGGCGGCGATAAGAAGGCTGCGCGCGGCGTGGAGACGCTGCTCATCTGCATTTACAATGGCGAGGTGTCCACCGAAGACGGCGGCCAGAAGGTGGTGGCCTTTCGCATGCCCATCCTGGCCCAGACGTCCGTTTACCACGAGGTAAAGAACCTGCCCATGACGGATCTGCGCCGTTGGGAGGAGAACTGCAACCGGGAGGTGAAGTGGGGTCCACACCAGCGCATCGAATCGATTCATGCCCAGAACCGAATGCGTATTCTTACTGCTTTGCTGTTCTGCTACAACCAGCAGGTCAGCCAAACGCAGAAGTCTTCGCTACTGCACTTGTGCCGGGTCACATCGCAGTTGGTGAACCAAGGATTCACCACGAAGTCGGGTCATGGCCATCGAATGAGTTATGG ATCTGATCCTGCAACCGGAGTACCTTTTCCCAAGCCCTCTTCACCGCGCATTCCACTGTCCGCCGCCTTCCTGATCGAGCTGGTGCACGCCATCTATTTCGCCATGTTTAATGGCTTCGGCACGATAGCCATTCAGACACTGGACGACATCCACAACCGGGCCATCTACGAGATGTACTCGGAAGTGATCCTGGTGACCAGCGCAGTGCGAAATTCGCTGCACGCCAATCCTTCCGGACAGCCCAACGACGGTCCCATGGGCTTGAGTGTGGCCTTAACGCCGTCCACAACAACGGTGACCACATCGGTGTCCAAGTCTATGATCACGAACGCATCCTTCCGTACGAAAAAACTGCCCGACGACATACCCATCCAGGTACAGGACCTCACAATACAGCAGGCTCCGCAGCAGCTGGCCAGCGTCACTGAGGAGACGGAACCGGGCACCAAGGAATCGCCCTCAACGAAGGAGAGTTCCGGTACGCGCACTTCCATCATGCGGCCCAGCATGGAGGGCATCAAGGCACAGGCACACAAGGCGCTCATTGCGGGCTTCAAGAAATCTAAGGACAAGGAGAAAGAGAAGGACAAGGAGCCACCGAAGCCACCGCAGCGCAAGTTCGACAAGCACACGCAGCGCAACTCACTGCTCCAGCTGCAGGCGGAACCCAGCTCGAATTCCAGCGCGGAACAGCCACCCACCGGCGAAGTGTTGCCCCTGCAGACGCTCTCGCTGATCAACGAGAACGGCAGCAACAGTTTCAGCGTGGACAGCGACCTCAACGACGGCGTGCTGGGCGTAAGTGCCAACACATCCCTGCCCCCGCTGAGCAGCACCACCAACTCGGTGACCAGTAGCGACCTGATCACCAAGAGCTTCGACTCCAGCATTGAACTGGCGCCGATAgggcacagcagcagcaatggcGGCAAGTTGGCCGAGCACGGCTTGGCGGAGTAG
- the CG4984 gene encoding uncharacterized protein, isoform D produces MKRDVSTSTIGRDEARRPLMEAYMFQRRVLLGCSLLMVVSLLIWIVAISTDHWIIISGGKGIFIPESRRFFMSSHSGLWRHCRNTIVPNAMSNAQVVRNFSSMSYTSQTNINEAKRNLSQMDFIKEFAHEKLETSDNFTESARRHMFAHWVRGEDMEFQTLRHAFRTLVMNTEENQRQFNATAIKPIPINPLDVQGIIERNTFGSALQRVKYNNTWSYYVIPEVAQLAIFRNWTDYPLVVRLLGTYIRDISIPAYVLNDERVILILVPPLPPKKGQPAYYSYIPNQRCKYIDMFPNSNALRNEPGFDDELLVAWYSLSDYIRTQASFACITLFVMSLGAVFSFYTFMNPRYMFKRLAGGIHLVAASTALVVLQVLFSSIDYTKEHLFYAYPEGAQLTYGYGVYLAWFTFVDNILCGVMFLWYSGKKKGAKAPNDEVAMADEPTIMGR; encoded by the exons ATGAAGCGCGACGTGTCCACGTCGACCATCGGCCGGGATGAGGCCCGACGTCCGCTGATGGAGGCCTACATGTTCCAGCGGCGTGTGCTGCTCGGCTGCAGTCTGCTCATGGTGGTTTCGCTGCTAATCTGGATAGTGGCCATCTCGACCGATCACTGGATCATCATATCCGGCGGAAAGG GCATTTTTATACCCGAATCTCGACGCTTCTTCATGTCCTCGCACTCGGGATTGTGGCGCCATTGCCGGAACACGATAGTGCCCAATGCCATGAGCAATGCCCAGGTGGTGCGCAACTTTAGCTCCATGTCGTACACATCGCAGACGAACATCAACGAGGCGAAGCGAAATCTCTCGCAAATGGACTTCATCAAGGAGTTCGCGCACGAGAAGCTGGAAACGTCGGACAACTTTACGGAATCGGCGCGTCGCCACATGTTTGCCCATTGGGTACGGGGCGAGGATATGGAGTTTCAGACGCTGCGCCATGCCTTTCGCACCCTGGTGATGAACACCGAGGAGAATCAGCGGCAGTTTAATGCCACGGCCATTAAGCCCATACCCATCAATCCGCTGGATGTGCAGGGAATCATTGAGAGAAATACTTTTGGTTCGGCGCTGCAGCGAGTTAAGTACAACAACACTTGGTCCTACTACGTGATCCCGGAGGTGGCGCAGTTAGCCATCTTCAGGAACTGGACGGATTACCCCCTGGTGGTACGACTGCTGGGCACCTACATCCGGGATATCAGCATCCCGGCCTACGTGCTTAACGATGAACGGGTGATACTTATCCTAgtgccaccgctgccgcccaAGAAGGGTCAGCCCGCCTACTACAGCTATATACCGAACC AGCGCTGTAAGTACATCGACATGTTCCCCAACTCCAATGCTCTGCGAAATGAGCCCGGTTTCGATGACGAACTATTGG TCGCTTGGTACTCCCTTTCAGACTATATCCGGACGCAGGCGTCCTTTGCCTGCATAACACTGTTCGTGATGAGCTTGGGTGCCGTCTTCTCCTTCTACACGTTCATGAATCCGCGCTACATGTTCAAGCGTCTGGCGGGTGGCATCCACTTGGTGGCTGCCTCCACGGCGCTGGTGGTTCTCCAGGTGCTCTTCTCCTCGATTGACTACACCAAAGAGCATCTGTTCTATGCGTATCCTGAAGGGGCGCAACTAAC TTATGGCTACGGCGTTTATTTGGCCTGGTTCACGTTCGTGGACAATATCCTGTGCGGTGTTATGTTCCTCTGGTATTCTGGCAAGAAGAAGGGTGCCAAGGCGCCCAACGACGAGGTGGCCATGGCCGACGAGCCGACCATCATGGGCAGATAA
- the CG4984 gene encoding uncharacterized protein, isoform B, translated as MKRDVSTSTIGRDEARRPLMEAYMFQRRVLLGCSLLMVVSLLIWIVAISTDHWIIISGGKGIFIPESRRFFMSSHSGLWRHCRNTIVPNAMSNAQVVRNFSSMSYTSQTNINEAKRNLSQMDFIKEFAHEKLETSDNFTESARRHMFAHWVRGEDMEFQTLRHAFRTLVMNTEENQRQFNATAIKPIPINPLDVQGIIERNTFGSALQRVKYNNTWSYYVIPEVAQLAIFRNWTDYPLVVRLLGTYIRDISIPAYVLNDERVILILVPPLPPKKGQPAYYSYIPNQRCKYIDMFPNSNALRNEPGFDDELLDYIRTQASFACITLFVMSLGAVFSFYTFMNPRYMFKRLAGGIHLVAASTALVVLQVLFSSIDYTKEHLFYAYPEGAQLTYGYGVYLAWFTFVDNILCGVMFLWYSGKKKGAKAPNDEVAMADEPTIMGR; from the exons ATGAAGCGCGACGTGTCCACGTCGACCATCGGCCGGGATGAGGCCCGACGTCCGCTGATGGAGGCCTACATGTTCCAGCGGCGTGTGCTGCTCGGCTGCAGTCTGCTCATGGTGGTTTCGCTGCTAATCTGGATAGTGGCCATCTCGACCGATCACTGGATCATCATATCCGGCGGAAAGG GCATTTTTATACCCGAATCTCGACGCTTCTTCATGTCCTCGCACTCGGGATTGTGGCGCCATTGCCGGAACACGATAGTGCCCAATGCCATGAGCAATGCCCAGGTGGTGCGCAACTTTAGCTCCATGTCGTACACATCGCAGACGAACATCAACGAGGCGAAGCGAAATCTCTCGCAAATGGACTTCATCAAGGAGTTCGCGCACGAGAAGCTGGAAACGTCGGACAACTTTACGGAATCGGCGCGTCGCCACATGTTTGCCCATTGGGTACGGGGCGAGGATATGGAGTTTCAGACGCTGCGCCATGCCTTTCGCACCCTGGTGATGAACACCGAGGAGAATCAGCGGCAGTTTAATGCCACGGCCATTAAGCCCATACCCATCAATCCGCTGGATGTGCAGGGAATCATTGAGAGAAATACTTTTGGTTCGGCGCTGCAGCGAGTTAAGTACAACAACACTTGGTCCTACTACGTGATCCCGGAGGTGGCGCAGTTAGCCATCTTCAGGAACTGGACGGATTACCCCCTGGTGGTACGACTGCTGGGCACCTACATCCGGGATATCAGCATCCCGGCCTACGTGCTTAACGATGAACGGGTGATACTTATCCTAgtgccaccgctgccgcccaAGAAGGGTCAGCCCGCCTACTACAGCTATATACCGAACC AGCGCTGTAAGTACATCGACATGTTCCCCAACTCCAATGCTCTGCGAAATGAGCCCGGTTTCGATGACGAACTATTGG ACTATATCCGGACGCAGGCGTCCTTTGCCTGCATAACACTGTTCGTGATGAGCTTGGGTGCCGTCTTCTCCTTCTACACGTTCATGAATCCGCGCTACATGTTCAAGCGTCTGGCGGGTGGCATCCACTTGGTGGCTGCCTCCACGGCGCTGGTGGTTCTCCAGGTGCTCTTCTCCTCGATTGACTACACCAAAGAGCATCTGTTCTATGCGTATCCTGAAGGGGCGCAACTAAC TTATGGCTACGGCGTTTATTTGGCCTGGTTCACGTTCGTGGACAATATCCTGTGCGGTGTTATGTTCCTCTGGTATTCTGGCAAGAAGAAGGGTGCCAAGGCGCCCAACGACGAGGTGGCCATGGCCGACGAGCCGACCATCATGGGCAGATAA
- the CG34195 gene encoding uncharacterized protein — protein MEPLEPDVITTQAKELSAVERQKLDEQNKRGLVPEYKANKLEIDAQRNWDIFYKRNETRFFKDRHWTTREFQELLDQEEFHEKRTLFEVGCGVGNLVFPLLEEQTSEEGCFSNSRFFFYACDFSPRAVEFVRSNPLYDPSQISAFQCDITTQQVHDHIPPSSVDICTLIFVLSAIHPQKFKDVVQNLGKLLKPGGLLLFRDYGLYDMAQLRFKPGNKIAENLYVRQDGTRSYFFSEEEVSKLFQENGFEVITNAYVHRRTLNLKEGVDVPRIFLQGKFRRKNL, from the exons ATG GAACCCCTAGAACCGGACGTTATTACCACCCAAGCAAAGGAACTGTCGGCGGTGGAGCGACAAAAGTTGGACGAGCAAAACAAGCGTGGTCTCGTGCCCGAATACAAAGCGAACAAGTTGGAAATCGATGCCCAGAGGAACTGGGATATATTCTACAAGCGAAATGAGACTCGTTTCTTTAAGGACCGCCACTGGACAACGCGTGAGTTCCAGGAGCTGCTGGACCAGGAGGAGTTCCACGAGAAACGAACACTTTTCGAAGTGGGATGCGGTGTGGGCAACCTGGTATTCCCGCTGCTGGAAGAACAAACCAGCGAAGAGGGATGTTTCAGCAATAGCAGATTCTTCTTCTACGCGTGCGATTTCTCACCGCGAGCAGTGGAATTCGTGCGCTCCAATCCTCTGTACGATCCCAGCCAGATATCTGCCTTTCAGTGTGATATCACAACGCAACAGGTGCATGACCACATCCCTCCCAGCAGCGTGGACATTTGCACGCTGATCTTTGTGCTCTCCGCCATACATCCACAGAAGTTCAAAGATGTGGTGCAGAACCTGGGAAAGCTACTAAAGCCAGGAGGACTGCTTCTGTTTAGGGATTACGGTCTCTACGACATGGCACAGTTGCGCTTTAAGCCGGGCAACAAGATAGCAGAGAACCTCTATGTAAGACAGGATGGCACCCGTAGCTACTTCTTTTCAGAGgaggaagtatccaagctgtTTCAGGAGAACGGCTTTGAGGTCATTACCAATGCCTATGTCCATCGTCGAACTCTAAATCTTAAGGAAGGCGTGGATGTGCCGCGCATTTTTCTGCAAGGCAAGTTTAGGAGGAAAAACCTGTGA